A DNA window from Candidatus Brocadiaceae bacterium contains the following coding sequences:
- a CDS encoding PilN domain-containing protein, with protein sequence MGLQNAGRRRVVVWQRCGGCWLAVLGEAGGAAPLVLRTASLPGALRLPELPDALRWKKGSAGLLVVGSQDCRFRSVDLPPAPDGEVEAMLNLRLETELPWPPDARAWGWQSHSTKTGIEATVLALPSQDVAALESELEAVAWPRESVEAREAGLGQLAAHLVPAGTAAMVAADPEGIVVSVVSDGRMVYSRLLSAVPGERSSVHIALEVEQTLQHAAWQRGSGGPDAVFVAGDSPDGSLQRELQNAGLPVRELAPGPGLQVAPEAGDPADVLWRYPACVGALIAEHERRRGNRAAAPLLRGARPKRRLRAPAGVARLAVLNAVMCVALIASAFAVRHVRLRVVNAALTRAEPALAELAPLEDEVRVLQEEAACRTSQLDLLLAVAQALPEGVGVSELRSDRKGHVSIRGTAQSVEVVSKAVAALEADGRFSDTRFDRTEAAKQGKAFQIDFSVR encoded by the coding sequence ATGGGTCTTCAGAACGCAGGGAGGCGGCGGGTCGTCGTCTGGCAGAGGTGTGGCGGGTGCTGGCTGGCCGTGCTCGGCGAGGCCGGCGGCGCCGCGCCGCTCGTGCTTCGCACGGCCAGTCTGCCGGGGGCACTGCGCCTGCCGGAGCTGCCGGACGCCCTCCGCTGGAAGAAGGGCAGTGCGGGCCTTCTTGTGGTCGGCTCGCAGGACTGCCGGTTCCGCAGCGTCGACCTTCCGCCTGCGCCTGACGGCGAGGTCGAGGCGATGCTGAATCTGCGGCTCGAGACGGAACTGCCCTGGCCGCCCGATGCGCGGGCGTGGGGCTGGCAATCCCATTCCACGAAGACCGGAATCGAGGCGACTGTGCTGGCGCTGCCGTCTCAGGACGTGGCCGCGCTCGAGAGCGAACTGGAGGCCGTCGCGTGGCCCCGGGAATCGGTCGAGGCCCGGGAGGCGGGCCTGGGGCAGTTGGCCGCCCACCTGGTTCCGGCAGGCACGGCGGCGATGGTGGCGGCGGACCCCGAGGGGATCGTGGTCTCCGTGGTCAGCGACGGCCGGATGGTCTACAGCCGTCTCCTCTCCGCTGTGCCGGGTGAGAGGTCATCCGTCCACATCGCCCTGGAGGTGGAGCAGACGCTCCAGCACGCCGCCTGGCAGAGGGGTTCCGGCGGTCCGGACGCCGTGTTCGTCGCCGGGGACTCGCCGGACGGCTCCCTGCAACGGGAACTGCAGAATGCGGGCCTGCCCGTGCGCGAACTCGCGCCGGGCCCCGGCCTGCAGGTGGCTCCGGAGGCCGGCGATCCCGCAGACGTGCTGTGGCGGTACCCCGCCTGCGTCGGCGCCCTCATTGCCGAACATGAACGGCGGCGCGGCAACCGGGCGGCCGCACCGCTCCTGCGCGGCGCCAGGCCGAAGCGTCGGCTGCGGGCGCCGGCGGGCGTCGCGCGGCTGGCCGTGCTGAATGCCGTGATGTGTGTCGCCCTGATCGCGTCGGCCTTCGCGGTGCGGCACGTCAGGCTGCGCGTCGTCAACGCGGCCCTGACGCGTGCGGAGCCGGCGCTGGCCGAGCTGGCCCCCCTGGAGGATGAGGTGCGCGTACTCCAGGAGGAGGCCGCGTGCCGGACGTCCCAGCTCGATTTGCTGCTCGCCGTCGCCCAGGCCCTGCCGGAGGGAGTCGGCGTGTCCGAACTGCGGAGCGACCGGAAGGGGCACGTGAGCATCCGGGGGACGGCACAGTCGGTGGAGGTGGTCTCCAAGGCGGTGGCCGCCCTGGAGGCGGACGGACGGTTCTCCGACACGCGGTTCGACCGCACCGAGGCCGCCAAGCAGGGCAAGGCGTTCCAGATCGACTTCAGTGTTCGCTGA
- a CDS encoding creatininase family protein, with product MKPFDERDYAGLMWKEMSWVEVGRAAEEGRIAVLPLGSVEQHGPMIPVGCDYLLAQYWGLEGARRARDDHGVPVVVLPALPFGRATHHTDFPGTISLSLETYLKVLEDVVREVLRAGFRKIACISGHGGNIAPATEGLRDLAGRLRREGIEDVRIYMADNRTCFTRGPEIYRRLDQGQFNFHADAWETSFFMYHRPDLVKPEGMVRPVVKRDSLPLHLNYYTRGDVTETGASGDPTRADTRYAELLEYFPTAFGEFLKKVWDEPLDRQAPAQSSPL from the coding sequence ATGAAGCCGTTTGACGAGCGCGACTACGCCGGACTGATGTGGAAGGAGATGTCGTGGGTCGAGGTCGGGCGCGCGGCCGAGGAGGGGCGCATCGCCGTCCTGCCGCTCGGCAGCGTGGAGCAGCACGGCCCGATGATCCCGGTCGGGTGCGACTACCTGCTGGCGCAGTACTGGGGGCTCGAGGGCGCCCGGCGTGCCCGCGACGATCACGGCGTCCCCGTCGTCGTGCTGCCGGCCCTGCCCTTCGGCCGGGCCACCCACCATACGGACTTCCCCGGCACGATCAGCCTGAGCCTGGAGACCTACCTGAAGGTGCTCGAGGACGTGGTGCGCGAGGTGCTGCGGGCGGGGTTCCGCAAGATCGCCTGCATCAGCGGCCACGGCGGCAACATCGCCCCGGCCACCGAGGGACTGCGCGACCTGGCCGGCCGCCTGCGCCGCGAGGGCATCGAGGACGTGCGCATCTACATGGCCGACAACCGCACGTGCTTCACCCGCGGACCGGAGATCTACCGCCGGCTCGATCAGGGGCAGTTCAACTTCCACGCCGACGCATGGGAAACCTCCTTCTTCATGTATCACCGCCCCGACCTGGTCAAGCCGGAGGGCATGGTCCGGCCCGTGGTCAAGCGCGACTCGCTGCCCCTGCACCTGAACTACTACACCCGGGGCGACGTCACCGAGACCGGCGCGTCGGGCGACCCGACCCGGGCCGACACGCGCTACGCCGAACTGCTCGAGTACTTCCCGACGGCCTTCGGCGAGTTCCTCAAGAAGGTCTGGGACGAGCCGCTCGATCGGCAGGCGCCCGCTCAGTCGTCCCCGCTATAG
- a CDS encoding sialate O-acetylesterase, whose product MILRRSMIVAMALTALNGGRLNADVRPHALFCDHMVLQQGLHAPVWGTAAPGEEVSVTIAGRTARGTADETGRWMVRLAPMQPGGPHEMTVAGTNSITITDVMVGEVWLCSGQSNMNMSLSLAMDAEAETAAADHPSIRLFTVPARILEEPVRDVQSRWQVCSPESAARFSAAGYFFGRHLQGELDVPIGLICGACGSSAAEAWVEMGALTEVIPDAMERWQAEVDYEQGFRDKYEAEMAVWEPAAEKARAAGQEPPPKPVLAYFVGRSRVHQPATLWNGTIAPLVPYGIRGALWYQGETNEPRGHEYAMLLRALIASWRREWGQGDFAFLIVALAPFRPIYDHPTDSGWAEVIEGQWQVARDDPLSGLAVTTDIGDAQDAHPKNKQEVGRRLALIALARVYGRDLVYSGPVYSTMEVEGNRVRLHFDHVHGGLTTMPGGPLTGFAIAGAERKFVWAEARIDGDTVVVWSDEVPEPAAVRYAWAKHPICNLANENGLPAVPFRTDDWAKTTGP is encoded by the coding sequence ATGATACTCAGGAGGTCGATGATCGTCGCCATGGCACTGACCGCACTCAACGGAGGCCGTCTGAACGCCGACGTCCGGCCGCACGCCCTCTTCTGCGACCACATGGTCCTGCAGCAGGGCCTTCACGCCCCCGTGTGGGGCACGGCCGCGCCGGGCGAAGAAGTCTCCGTGACGATCGCGGGACGAACGGCCCGCGGCACGGCCGACGAGACCGGGCGCTGGATGGTGCGCCTGGCACCGATGCAGCCCGGCGGCCCGCACGAGATGACCGTCGCGGGCACGAACTCGATCACGATCACCGACGTCATGGTGGGCGAGGTCTGGCTCTGCTCCGGCCAGTCCAACATGAACATGTCCCTCAGCCTGGCCATGGACGCGGAGGCGGAGACCGCAGCGGCCGACCATCCGAGCATCCGCCTGTTCACTGTGCCGGCCCGCATCCTGGAGGAGCCCGTGCGGGACGTGCAATCGCGCTGGCAGGTGTGCAGCCCCGAGTCCGCAGCACGCTTCTCGGCCGCCGGCTACTTCTTCGGGCGGCATCTCCAGGGCGAACTGGACGTGCCGATCGGCCTGATCTGCGGCGCGTGCGGGTCGTCGGCCGCGGAGGCCTGGGTGGAGATGGGCGCGCTCACGGAGGTCATTCCCGACGCGATGGAGCGCTGGCAGGCCGAGGTCGACTACGAACAGGGCTTCCGGGACAAGTACGAGGCCGAGATGGCCGTCTGGGAACCGGCCGCCGAGAAGGCCCGGGCCGCCGGGCAGGAGCCGCCGCCGAAGCCGGTGCTGGCCTACTTCGTCGGACGCTCGCGCGTGCACCAGCCGGCCACGCTCTGGAACGGAACGATCGCGCCGCTCGTGCCCTATGGCATCCGGGGCGCCCTCTGGTACCAGGGCGAGACCAACGAGCCCCGCGGGCACGAGTATGCCATGCTGCTCAGGGCGCTGATCGCCTCCTGGCGGCGGGAGTGGGGGCAGGGCGATTTTGCGTTCCTCATCGTCGCCCTGGCGCCGTTCCGGCCGATCTACGACCACCCGACCGACAGCGGCTGGGCCGAGGTCATCGAGGGCCAGTGGCAGGTTGCCCGCGACGACCCGCTCAGCGGCCTCGCCGTCACCACCGACATCGGCGACGCCCAGGATGCCCATCCGAAGAACAAACAGGAGGTCGGCCGACGCCTGGCCTTGATCGCCCTGGCGAGGGTCTACGGGCGGGACCTGGTGTACTCCGGTCCCGTCTACTCCACGATGGAGGTCGAGGGCAACCGGGTGCGGCTGCACTTCGACCACGTCCACGGCGGGCTCACGACCATGCCCGGAGGCCCGCTGACCGGCTTCGCCATCGCGGGCGCGGAGCGGAAGTTCGTCTGGGCCGAGGCCCGGATCGACGGCGATACGGTCGTCGTGTGGAGCGACGAGGTCCCGGAGCCCGCAGCCGTCCGCTACGCCTGGGCCAAGCACCCGATCTGCAACCTGGCCAACGAGAACGGCCTGCCGGCCGTGCCCTTCCGCACGGACGACTGGGCGAAGACGACCGGGCCGTAG